Proteins encoded in a region of the Agromyces protaetiae genome:
- a CDS encoding ABC transporter substrate-binding protein, with protein sequence MRLTRHRRWLIPAAGAAAVGLALTGCTGDIANEDAADVDCSDYEEYGTFDGAEVTASGTILDLEADRLDESWADFETCTGIDVSYQGSSEFEAQIAVLAEGGNATDVAFVPQPGLMNRLAAGGWLIPASEAVEANADEFWSEDWKAYGTYEDTFYGAPLMASIKGYVWYSPAEFEEKGYEIPKTLDELQTLSETIAAEGDHKPWCVGLESGDATGWPGTDWIEDYMLRLHGADVYDQWVTHGIPFNDPQVAEAFDAVGTYLTNPDMVNGGIGDVSTLVTEAFQTAGLPILDGECSLHHQASFYETFWNPEGGDEVTVASDGDVFGFLLPPENADDPLSVTGGGEIVVAFKDAEEVEAFRAYLSSDTWANNRVSLGGVISANTGVDPENASSELLVQSIEILQDPETTFRFDGSDLMPGAVGADSFWKGIVAWVGGQSTQQTIDAIEASWPAS encoded by the coding sequence ATGAGACTCACACGGCATCGCCGTTGGCTGATCCCCGCAGCGGGCGCCGCCGCGGTCGGACTGGCCCTCACCGGATGCACCGGCGACATCGCGAACGAAGACGCCGCCGACGTCGACTGCAGCGACTACGAGGAGTACGGCACCTTCGACGGCGCCGAGGTCACCGCGAGCGGCACCATCCTCGATCTCGAGGCCGACCGGCTGGACGAGTCCTGGGCCGACTTCGAGACCTGCACCGGCATCGACGTCTCGTACCAGGGCTCGAGCGAGTTCGAGGCCCAGATCGCGGTGCTCGCCGAGGGCGGCAACGCGACCGACGTCGCGTTCGTGCCGCAGCCCGGCCTCATGAACCGGCTCGCGGCCGGCGGCTGGCTCATCCCGGCGTCCGAGGCGGTCGAGGCGAACGCCGACGAGTTCTGGTCGGAGGACTGGAAGGCCTACGGCACCTACGAGGACACCTTCTACGGTGCCCCGCTCATGGCGAGCATCAAGGGCTACGTCTGGTACTCACCGGCCGAGTTCGAGGAGAAGGGCTACGAGATCCCGAAGACCCTCGACGAGCTGCAGACGCTGTCCGAGACCATCGCGGCCGAGGGCGACCACAAGCCGTGGTGCGTGGGACTCGAGTCGGGCGACGCGACCGGCTGGCCCGGCACCGACTGGATCGAGGACTACATGCTGCGTCTGCACGGCGCGGACGTGTACGACCAGTGGGTGACGCACGGTATCCCGTTCAACGACCCGCAGGTCGCCGAGGCGTTCGATGCGGTCGGCACCTACCTGACGAACCCGGACATGGTGAACGGTGGCATCGGCGACGTGTCGACGCTGGTCACCGAGGCGTTCCAGACGGCCGGCCTGCCGATCCTCGACGGTGAATGCTCGCTGCACCACCAGGCCTCGTTCTACGAGACCTTCTGGAACCCCGAGGGCGGCGACGAGGTGACGGTCGCCTCCGACGGCGACGTGTTCGGCTTCCTGCTCCCGCCGGAGAACGCCGATGACCCGCTGTCGGTGACCGGTGGTGGCGAGATCGTCGTGGCCTTCAAGGACGCGGAAGAGGTCGAGGCGTTCCGGGCCTACCTGTCGAGCGACACCTGGGCGAACAACCGGGTGAGCCTGGGCGGCGTCATCAGCGCGAACACGGGCGTCGACCCCGAGAACGCGTCGAGCGAGCTGCTCGTGCAGTCGATCGAGATCCTGCAGGACCCCGAGACGACGTTCCGGTTCGACGGATCCGACCTGATGCCCGGCGCCGTCGGCGCCGACTCCTTCTGGAAGGGCATCGTGGCCTGGGTCGGCGGCCAGAGCACGCAACAGACGATCGACGCGATCGAGGCCAGCTGGCCTGCCAGCTGA
- a CDS encoding DUF305 domain-containing protein encodes MTESEHGTADHPAPAEPHRPVRSGRIAVLVAAGVALIVVAVVAFSIGRLSSLGVTTPGDRSADAGFSRDMQVHHLQGVEMAMIIRGISDADDMQTLSYDLATTQAQQAGQMYGWLEQWGLPQYSAEPMAWMTEGGHEHGSATTDATSDLDATAAPAMPGMATEAQLDELRSSTGVEAERLFLDLMIAHHLGAVEMAEAALELADTTVVLRLADSIVRSQEAEISLMERMLADRA; translated from the coding sequence ATGACCGAATCCGAGCACGGCACCGCCGACCACCCCGCACCGGCCGAACCTCATCGGCCGGTGCGGAGCGGACGGATCGCCGTGCTCGTCGCCGCAGGCGTCGCACTCATCGTCGTCGCCGTCGTCGCGTTCTCGATCGGGCGACTCTCGTCCCTCGGCGTGACCACGCCCGGCGACCGCAGCGCCGACGCCGGCTTCAGCCGCGACATGCAGGTGCACCATCTCCAGGGTGTCGAGATGGCCATGATCATCCGCGGCATCTCCGACGCCGACGACATGCAGACGCTGTCATACGACCTCGCGACCACCCAGGCCCAGCAGGCCGGCCAGATGTACGGCTGGCTCGAACAATGGGGGCTCCCGCAGTACAGCGCGGAGCCGATGGCATGGATGACCGAAGGTGGTCACGAGCACGGTTCGGCGACTACGGATGCGACGAGCGATCTGGATGCCACGGCGGCGCCCGCCATGCCCGGCATGGCCACCGAGGCGCAACTCGACGAGCTTCGCAGCTCGACCGGTGTCGAAGCCGAACGGCTGTTCCTTGACCTCATGATCGCTCACCACCTCGGGGCGGTCGAAATGGCCGAGGCCGCGCTCGAACTGGCCGACACCACCGTCGTGCTGCGCCTCGCCGACTCCATCGTGCGCAGCCAGGAGGCCGAGATCTCCCTCATGGAACGCATGCTCGCCGACCGCGCATAG
- a CDS encoding SDR family NAD(P)-dependent oxidoreductase encodes MVTGAACGLGAEVAHTLAGDHTRLIGLHSHAPHADTVELAARIEDAGVETVLLPFDLVEHPLSSSRQIVETFLDAAESRTGRREVHVVVNNAGVADRDEFSHVMQHLLALSRLNLAAPMFIVKALLPYLASNGRVINISTSLNHVAAPYQVACIANTAALDSMTTSLASVLAERDATINAVLPGYDERMQSVHRSIGTAPVIAQIVRFLASDDAHLITGQLIDAPAYDGPLNRVSPQCAT; translated from the coding sequence TTGGTCACGGGGGCCGCCTGCGGGCTCGGGGCGGAGGTCGCCCATACCCTTGCGGGAGATCACACACGACTCATCGGCCTGCACTCCCACGCACCGCATGCGGACACGGTTGAACTCGCTGCACGAATCGAGGATGCGGGCGTGGAGACCGTGCTCCTCCCGTTCGACCTCGTCGAGCATCCGCTGTCATCCAGCAGGCAGATCGTCGAGACCTTTCTCGATGCGGCCGAGTCGAGAACCGGCCGACGCGAGGTTCATGTCGTGGTGAACAACGCGGGTGTGGCTGATCGCGATGAGTTCTCGCATGTGATGCAGCATCTCCTGGCGCTCTCCCGGCTGAACCTGGCCGCACCCATGTTCATCGTCAAAGCACTGCTTCCGTACCTGGCGTCGAACGGTCGAGTGATCAACATCTCGACGAGTTTGAACCACGTGGCCGCTCCGTATCAGGTCGCATGCATCGCGAACACGGCAGCTCTGGATTCGATGACCACCTCGCTCGCCTCGGTCCTCGCCGAACGAGACGCCACGATCAACGCAGTCCTGCCGGGGTACGACGAGCGCATGCAGTCGGTGCACAGGAGCATCGGCACGGCACCCGTGATCGCACAGATCGTACGATTCCTTGCCTCCGACGATGCACACTTGATCACCGGGCAGCTCATCGATGCGCCCGCCTACGATGGGCCCCTCAACCGCGTCTCCCCCCAATGCGCGACGTGA
- a CDS encoding DUF3105 domain-containing protein: MSASPRQTGSDKPPTTKQQRAAERERKLEAFKQKEARSKRNRKLGLIGAIVGVVAIAGLLVASIVFAPRPATYSAGGTGTGADIEGVELFENTSNHVTTPVEYEQTPPAGGEHHPAWLNCGVYTEPVPNENAVHSLEHGALWVTYDPSISDEDLATLRSKLPSSYVILSPFDGLPSPIVVSGWNSQIQIDDADDPRIAAFFEEFWKSDLVPEPGALCTGGVDAPGKA; the protein is encoded by the coding sequence GTGAGCGCATCGCCTCGCCAGACCGGCTCCGACAAGCCCCCCACCACGAAGCAGCAGCGCGCCGCGGAGCGCGAGCGCAAGCTCGAGGCGTTCAAGCAGAAGGAGGCGCGGAGCAAGCGCAACCGTAAGCTCGGCCTCATCGGCGCGATCGTCGGCGTGGTCGCCATCGCGGGCCTGCTCGTCGCGTCCATCGTGTTCGCGCCACGCCCCGCGACCTACAGCGCGGGCGGCACCGGCACGGGTGCCGACATCGAGGGCGTCGAGCTGTTCGAGAACACCTCCAATCACGTGACGACGCCCGTCGAGTACGAGCAGACCCCTCCCGCCGGCGGCGAGCACCACCCCGCCTGGTTGAACTGCGGCGTCTACACCGAGCCCGTACCGAACGAGAACGCGGTGCACTCCCTCGAGCACGGCGCGCTCTGGGTCACGTACGACCCGTCGATCTCAGACGAAGACCTTGCGACGCTCCGCTCGAAGCTCCCCTCCTCGTACGTGATCCTCTCCCCCTTCGACGGACTGCCCTCCCCGATCGTCGTGAGCGGCTGGAACTCACAGATCCAGATCGATGACGCCGACGACCCCCGCATCGCCGCGTTCTTCGAGGAGTTCTGGAAGAGCGACCTCGTGCCCGAGCCCGGCGCGCTCTGCACCGGCGGCGTGGACGCACCCGGCAAGGCATGA
- a CDS encoding carbohydrate ABC transporter permease has translation MTTADLLGKLLQVVMGLAILAAVVGLLIFFIDKAPKKGRDYWQLVGFLAPAMLFLIVGLIYPAIRTSILAFQDSNGDWTLNNFIWTFTQPAAIRTLINTIIWVAIVPTFATAIGLAYAVFIDRSRGEKYYKVVLFMPIAISFVGAGVIWRFVYEYRSGDREQIGLLNAIVVAFGGEPVQWLQTDPLNTFLLIIVMIWIQTGFAMVLLSAAIKGVPTEQIEAAQLDGTNGWQRFVNVTIPGIRGSLVVVLTTISIATLKVFDIVRTMTAGNFNTSVIANEMYTQAFRASEIGRGSALALILFVLVLPIVVYNINVLRKQREIR, from the coding sequence ATGACCACCGCCGATCTTCTCGGCAAGCTCCTGCAGGTGGTGATGGGGCTCGCGATCCTGGCAGCGGTCGTCGGCCTCCTCATCTTCTTCATCGACAAGGCTCCGAAGAAGGGCCGCGACTACTGGCAGCTCGTCGGCTTCCTCGCGCCCGCGATGCTCTTCCTGATCGTCGGGCTCATCTACCCAGCGATCCGCACGAGCATCCTCGCGTTCCAGGACTCCAACGGCGACTGGACGTTGAACAACTTCATCTGGACGTTCACGCAACCGGCCGCCATCCGCACGCTGATCAACACGATCATCTGGGTGGCGATCGTGCCGACCTTCGCGACCGCGATCGGACTCGCCTACGCGGTGTTCATCGACCGGTCGCGCGGGGAGAAGTACTACAAGGTCGTGCTCTTCATGCCGATCGCCATCTCGTTCGTGGGCGCCGGTGTGATCTGGCGGTTCGTGTACGAGTACCGGTCGGGCGACCGCGAACAGATCGGTTTGCTGAACGCGATCGTCGTCGCGTTCGGCGGTGAACCCGTGCAGTGGTTGCAAACCGACCCGCTCAACACCTTCCTGCTCATCATCGTCATGATCTGGATCCAGACGGGCTTCGCCATGGTCCTGCTGAGCGCGGCGATCAAGGGTGTGCCGACCGAGCAGATCGAGGCTGCGCAACTCGACGGCACCAACGGGTGGCAGCGTTTCGTCAACGTGACGATTCCCGGCATCCGGGGCTCGCTCGTGGTCGTGCTGACCACGATCTCCATCGCGACGCTGAAGGTCTTCGACATCGTGCGGACGATGACCGCCGGAAACTTCAACACGAGCGTCATCGCGAACGAGATGTACACGCAGGCATTCCGGGCGAGCGAGATCGGACGCGGGTCGGCGCTCGCGCTCATCCTGTTCGTGCTCGTCCTCCCGATCGTCGTCTACAACATCAACGTCCTCAGGAAGCAGAGGGAGATCCGATGA
- a CDS encoding carbohydrate ABC transporter permease translates to MSSVAPADLPVGKNLGSIEAAEQAEYGGGGTKAGRVKKRLTSRTATIVSLIIAVLWTIPTFGLFLSSFRPAELIRTTGWWTFFQNPGLTLENYSSVLFSTSSSSPQLGAYIVNSIAIALLGTLITLVFASMAAYAFAWIKFKWVNWLFILVFALQIVPLQMALVPLLQFFSTWLRPMQAWLHDIVPIIPEQNYAPVWLAHAMFGLPLAIFLLHNFISEIPNDVIEAARVDGATHGQVFFRIVLPLATPALASFAIFQFIWVWNDLLVALIFSGGTQDVAPLTQRLAELVGSRGQDWQLLTASAFISIVIPLIVFFSLQRYFVRGLLAGATKG, encoded by the coding sequence ATGAGCAGCGTTGCCCCGGCCGACCTGCCCGTCGGCAAGAACCTGGGATCCATCGAAGCCGCGGAACAGGCAGAGTACGGTGGTGGCGGCACCAAGGCCGGACGGGTCAAGAAGCGACTCACGTCGCGCACCGCGACCATCGTGTCGCTCATCATCGCGGTGCTCTGGACGATCCCGACCTTCGGCTTGTTCCTCTCGTCGTTCCGTCCGGCCGAGCTCATCCGCACGACCGGGTGGTGGACCTTCTTCCAGAACCCGGGACTCACGCTCGAGAACTACTCGTCGGTGCTGTTCTCGACGTCGTCGTCGTCACCGCAGCTCGGCGCGTACATCGTCAATTCGATCGCGATCGCGCTGCTCGGCACGCTCATCACCCTCGTCTTCGCATCGATGGCGGCGTATGCGTTCGCGTGGATCAAGTTCAAGTGGGTCAACTGGCTCTTCATCCTCGTGTTCGCGCTGCAGATCGTGCCGCTGCAGATGGCCCTCGTGCCGTTGCTGCAGTTCTTCTCGACGTGGTTGCGGCCGATGCAGGCGTGGCTGCACGACATCGTTCCGATCATCCCCGAGCAGAACTACGCGCCGGTGTGGCTGGCGCACGCGATGTTCGGTCTGCCGCTCGCGATCTTCCTGCTGCACAACTTCATCTCGGAGATCCCGAACGATGTGATCGAGGCGGCCCGGGTCGACGGTGCGACGCACGGGCAGGTCTTCTTCCGGATCGTGCTGCCGCTGGCCACCCCGGCGCTCGCGTCGTTCGCCATCTTCCAGTTCATCTGGGTCTGGAACGACCTGCTCGTCGCGCTGATCTTCTCGGGCGGCACGCAAGACGTCGCGCCGCTCACCCAGCGATTGGCGGAGCTGGTCGGCTCGAGGGGGCAGGACTGGCAGCTGTTGACTGCGTCGGCGTTCATCTCGATCGTCATCCCGCTGATCGTGTTCTTCAGCCTGCAGCGGTACTTCGTGCGCGGCCTGCTCGCGGGTGCCACGAAGGGGTAG
- a CDS encoding ABC transporter ATP-binding protein, with the protein MSTQAPGGQSGRFGKPRTRISNADPAAQRAENAEAPKIPHLLRRIGELFAPHKAALATTVVLVLIGAALGIVPPLLTQRAFDDGLFPVGADGEVGAPNLPVLASLVGLMILVFVVSALLGVWQTWLTATVGNKVMGALRVRLFTHLQSMELSFFTRTKTGVIQSRLQNDVGGVASVLTNTVSSVLGNTVTVISAFIAMLLLNWQLTIIALVLLPVMVIAQRRVGQVRARVAAKTQESLSEMTAITQETLSVSGILLSKSFTRQQSEIDRYADENRNQIGLQVKQQMTGQWFFAMVNIFMSSIPAIVYLASGWLITGGTVDVTAGTIVAFTTVQARLLFPLMGLMRVALDLQTSSALFARIFEYLDLKPAITDASGAREVPVGPELGKVEFERVSFRYPDATDEVRPTLDEVTFTIEPGEYAAFVGPSGAGKTTVSYLVPRLYEVSSGAVRFAGVDVRELQQASLVSHIGIVSQETYLFHASIAENLRYAKPDASDAELEAAARAANIHETISSFPDGYDTVVGERGYRLSGGEKQRIAIARVLLKDPPVLVLDEATSALDTISERVVQQALDDAARGRTTIAIAHRLSTVVSADVIFVVVAGRIVEHGSHTELIAAGGVYASLYREQADRPELPVV; encoded by the coding sequence GTGAGTACCCAGGCGCCCGGCGGCCAGTCGGGCAGGTTCGGAAAGCCGCGCACGCGGATCTCCAACGCGGATCCCGCAGCGCAGCGCGCCGAGAACGCCGAGGCGCCGAAGATCCCGCACCTCCTGCGCCGCATCGGCGAGCTGTTCGCGCCGCACAAGGCGGCGCTTGCGACGACCGTCGTGCTCGTGCTGATCGGCGCGGCGCTCGGCATCGTGCCGCCGCTGCTCACTCAGCGTGCGTTCGACGACGGGCTGTTCCCGGTCGGCGCCGACGGCGAGGTCGGCGCCCCCAACCTGCCGGTGCTCGCCTCGCTCGTCGGGCTCATGATCCTGGTGTTCGTCGTGTCCGCGCTGCTCGGTGTCTGGCAGACGTGGCTCACGGCGACCGTCGGCAACAAGGTCATGGGGGCGCTCCGGGTGCGGTTGTTCACTCATCTGCAGTCGATGGAGCTGAGCTTCTTCACGCGCACCAAGACGGGCGTGATCCAGAGCAGATTGCAGAACGACGTGGGCGGCGTGGCATCCGTGCTCACCAACACCGTCTCGAGCGTGCTCGGCAACACCGTGACCGTGATCTCCGCGTTCATCGCGATGCTGTTGCTCAACTGGCAGCTGACGATCATCGCCCTGGTGCTGTTGCCGGTCATGGTGATCGCGCAGCGCCGGGTCGGTCAGGTGCGTGCGCGCGTGGCCGCGAAGACGCAGGAGTCGCTGTCGGAGATGACGGCGATCACGCAGGAGACCCTGTCGGTCTCGGGCATTCTGCTGTCGAAGAGCTTCACTCGGCAGCAAAGCGAGATCGACCGCTACGCCGACGAGAACCGCAACCAGATCGGGCTGCAGGTCAAGCAGCAGATGACCGGTCAGTGGTTCTTCGCCATGGTCAACATCTTCATGTCATCGATCCCCGCGATCGTGTACCTCGCGTCGGGCTGGCTCATCACGGGCGGCACGGTGGATGTCACGGCCGGCACGATCGTCGCCTTCACGACGGTGCAGGCACGGCTGCTCTTCCCGCTCATGGGGCTCATGCGGGTCGCGCTCGACCTGCAGACCTCGAGCGCGCTGTTCGCGCGCATCTTCGAGTACCTCGATCTGAAGCCCGCGATCACGGACGCGTCGGGGGCGCGCGAGGTGCCGGTCGGCCCCGAGCTCGGGAAGGTCGAGTTCGAGCGCGTCTCCTTCAGGTATCCGGATGCCACGGACGAGGTCCGTCCGACGCTCGACGAGGTGACGTTCACGATCGAACCCGGGGAGTACGCGGCGTTCGTCGGCCCGTCTGGCGCGGGCAAGACGACCGTGTCGTATCTCGTGCCGCGGCTGTACGAGGTCTCGAGCGGCGCCGTGCGCTTCGCGGGCGTCGATGTGCGTGAGTTGCAGCAGGCCTCGCTGGTCTCGCACATCGGCATCGTCAGTCAGGAGACGTACCTGTTCCACGCGTCCATCGCCGAGAACCTCAGGTACGCGAAGCCGGATGCCTCGGACGCAGAGCTCGAGGCCGCGGCTCGCGCCGCGAACATCCACGAGACGATCTCGTCCTTCCCCGACGGGTATGACACCGTCGTGGGGGAGCGCGGCTACCGGCTCTCGGGCGGTGAGAAGCAGCGCATCGCGATCGCGCGCGTGCTGCTGAAGGACCCGCCCGTGCTGGTGCTCGACGAGGCGACGAGCGCGCTCGACACGATCTCGGAACGGGTCGTGCAGCAGGCCCTCGACGACGCCGCGCGGGGACGCACGACGATCGCCATCGCGCACCGGCTGTCGACGGTTGTGAGCGCAGATGTGATCTTCGTGGTCGTCGCCGGCCGCATCGTCGAGCACGGTTCGCACACGGAGCTCATTGCTGCGGGCGGCGTCTACGCCTCGCTGTACCGCGAGCAGGCCGACCGCCCCGAACTCCCGGTCGTCTGA